One window of the Pyrus communis chromosome 17, drPyrComm1.1, whole genome shotgun sequence genome contains the following:
- the LOC137723660 gene encoding transcription factor IIIB 60 kDa subunit-like produces the protein MVFCSHCRKPVSGISDGGRISCPGCGKVLEYEQYSEETTFVKNAAGQSQVAGRFVRTIQSDISASRERIFENAEYELRCMRNALDMGDNEEIVDIAKRFYRIAVEKNFTRGRKSEQVLASCLYIACREKRRPYLLIDFSNYLKINVYVLGAVFLQLCKTLRLNEHPIVQKPVDPSWFIHKFTESLPGGTNKRVMQTALRIITSMKRDWMQTGRKPSGLCGAALYISGHSHGLNYSKSDITRIVHVCDATLTKRLVEFENTESGSLTIEEFLEKARELEEFSKEPILALKVGNADDVLCEHKGSGKPFAYGLCRICYDDFMQISGGLEGGSNPPAFQRAEVKRSEEASAEQIATDSGAEPCQSPDNSKQLPNFEKELNKSKAESRDERTQFTEPESTTVDADAEDCDKPDNLSDIEDAEVDSYLLNEEGKRYKQMIWEEMNREYIEEQAEKERQNKAAGMDPDIPEDAKNLGQATAAAMAKKRKERQLAREAEARSSTPAKNAAEATHQMLTKKRLSSKINFEAIEHIFQTDEAPDGSKKKKLESHLDTDKAGDNVDELGPENEYEDEEGIEGAFGYNLDDENVDEQPYDDEDYGYDGY, from the exons ATGGTTTTTTGCTCTCACTGTAGAAAGCCAGTTTCTGGAATTAGCGATGGTGGTAGAAT TTCGTGTCCCGGATGTGGAAAGGTTTTGGAGTACGAACAATACAGTGAGGAAACCACATTCGTTAAAAATGCAGCTGGCCAG AGCCAAGTGGCTGGAAGATTTGTACGGACCATTCAAAGTGATATCTCAGCTTCTCGCGAAAGGATCTTCGAGAACG CCGAATATGAATTAAGATGTATGAGAAATGCTTTGGATATGGGAGACAATGAAGAAATTGTTGACATAGCTAAGCGCTTTTATAGA ATTGCAGTAGAGAAAAATTTCACCAGGGGGCGTAAATCAGAGCAAGTACTGGCTTCATGTCTTTACATTGCATGCCG GGAAAAGAGGAGGCCGTATCTACTTATTGATTTTTCGAACTACTTGAAGATAAATGT TTACGTGCTAGGTGCTGTGTTTTTGCAACTTTGCAAAACTCTTAGGCTCAATGAGCACCCAATTGTCCAAAAACCTGTTGATCCTTCTTGGTTCATTCATAAATTTACAGAGA GTTTACCAGGAGGAACGAATAAAAGGGTCATGCAAACTGCACTGCGGATTATCACTAGCATGAAACGGGATTGGATGCAG ACAGGCAGAAAACCCAGTGGGCTATGTGGTGCTGCGCTATATATATCTGGACATTCACATGGTCTCAATTATTCCAAGTCTGATATT ACTAGGATTGTGCATGTTTGTGATGCAACATTGACCAAGCGGCTAGTTGAGTTTGAGAATACTGAATCTGGAAGCTTGACG aTTGAGGAGTTCCTTGAAAAGGCCAGGGAGCTGGAAGAATTCAGCAAAGAACCAATTTTGGCATTAAAAGTGGGTAATGCAGATGATGTCCTTTGTGAGCATAAGGGTAGTGGAAAACCATTTGCATATGGACTTTGTAGAATTTGTTACGATGAT TTTATGCAAATTTCAGGTGGACTTGAGGGAGGGTCTAATCCTCCAGCTTTCCAGCGTGCCGAAGTAAAGAGATCGGAGGAGGCATCTGCTGAGCAAATTGCTACAGATTCTGGTGCTGAACCTTGCCAAAGCCCGGACAACAGTAAACAGTTACCAAAT TTTGAGAAAGAACTGAACAAATCAAAAGCAGAAAGTAGAGACGAAAGAACGCAGTTTACAGAGCCCGAAAGTACCACTGTTGATGCGGATGCTGAAGATTGTGATAAGCCTGACAACCTCTCAGATATCGAGGACGCAGAG GTTGATAGCTACCTTCTAAATGAAGAGGGGAAACGTTATAAACAGATGATTTGGGAAGAAATGAACCGGGAGTACATTGAG GAGCAAGCAGAAAAGGAGAGACAAAACAAGGCTGCTGGTATGGATCCTGACATTCCAGAAGATGCAAAGAACCTTGGGCAGGCTACAGCAGCAGCTatggcaaagaaaagaaag gaAAGGCAACTAGCTCGAGAAGCCGAAGCAAGGAGTTCTACTCCAGCTAAAAATGCTGCCGAAGCTACCCACCAGATGTTGACTAAGAAG AGACTCAGCtcaaaaatcaattttgaaGCCATCGAGCATATATTCCAAACAGAT GAAGCTCCAGATGGCTCCAAGAAGAAAAAACTTGAATCTCATCTTGACACAGACAAAGCGGGCGACAATGTCGATGAGTTGGGTCCAGAAAATGAATATGAAGACGAGGAGGGAATCGAAGGAGCATTTGGCTACAATCTTGATGATGAAAATGTTGATGAACAACCATACGACGATGAAGATTATGGTTATGATGGCTACTGA
- the LOC137721882 gene encoding uncharacterized protein — MGSGKAKKPSKLSHRNPKNKGRPLGPKTKKTKAHSHTKDKKKKEKKQRLSNGGGNGSPIDEKASNQSSQNDSGLSDGAEVQPASASAQLSFFLDKFQSANGVQLSSLELESFNDKCILDLSESLDQDVSSLLKHVKEAFGPSWKQELCGKDLVDGKIDPGSPAVLIISTSALRAIELLRGFRLLTNECRAAKLFSKHMKVEEQVSLLKNRVNIASGTPNRIKKLIDIEALGLSRLSVIVLDMHPDVKGYSLTTLPQVRDEFWDLYKNYFHDRLQQGSLHLGLYGPLTSGKELKGKKRGPTE; from the exons ATGGGGAGCGGGAAAGCAAAGAAGCCATCGAAGCTGTCTCACAGAAACCCTAAGAACAAGGGCAGGCCGCTCGGCCCTAAGACGAAGAAGACGAAGGCCCACTCCCACACCaaggacaagaagaagaaggagaagaagcaaCGGCTCAGCAATGGCGGCGGCAATGGAAGCCCAATTGACGAGAAAGCGAGCAATCAAAGCAGCCAAAACGACAGCGGTTTAAGCGACGGTGCTGAGGTACAACCGGCATCGGCGTCCGCGCAGCTCAGCTTCTTCCTGGACAAGTTTCAGTCCGCCAATGGCGTTCAGCTTTCCTCTCTCGAGTTGGAGTCCTTCAATg ATAAGTGTATTCTGGATCTGTCTGAAAGCTTGGATCAAGATGTCAGCAGCTTGTTGAAACATGTGAAGGAAGCTTTTGGTCCATCATGGAAACAAGAACTTTGTGGAAAGGATCTTGTGGATGGGAAAATTGATCCGGGGAGTCCAGCagttcttattattagtacttCTGCGTTGAGAGCGATAGAACTTCTTAG GGGCTTCCGGTTGTTGACCAATGAATGTCGTGCAGCAAAGCTGTTCTCTAAGCATATGAAGGTTGAAGAACAG GTATCCTTGTTAAAAAACCGCGTCAATATCGCTAGTGGTACACCAAACAG GATAAAGAAGCTAATTGACATTGAGGCATTGGGGCTTTCACGGCTGTCGGTGATTGTACTTGACATGCACCCAGATGTTAAGGGCTATTCCCTGACTACGCTTCCACAAGTCAG AGATGAATTCTGGGACTTGTACAAGAACTACTTTCACGATCGACTACAACAAGGTTCCTTGCATCTCGGTCTCTATGGTCCGTTAACATCTGGGAAAGAGCTTAAGGGGAAAAAGAGGGGCCCGACTGaataa
- the LOC137721881 gene encoding tyrosine--tRNA ligase 1, cytoplasmic-like, producing the protein MATETTEQSPPADQVQSLSISEPQVDDQPSSSSNPTPSLSLEEKYQIVRSVGEECIQEDELLNLLAHKTEPICYDGFEPSGRMHIAQGVMKTINVNKLTSAGCRVKMWIGDWFAQLNNKMGGDLKKIETVGNYMIEIWRAAGMNLDTGKVEFLWSSKEINARAHEYWPRVMDIARKNKLPRIIRCSQIMGRTEQDELTAAQILYPCMQCADIFFLQADICQLGMDQRKVNMLAREYCDDIKKKNKPIILSHHMLSGLQQGQEKMSKSDVTSSIFMEDEEAEVNLKIKKAYCPPNVVDENPCMEYVKYLVLPWFNEFSVERTENNGGNKTFKTFEELAADYESGELHPADLKSALSKALNKILEPVRAHFKNDKAAKQLLQTVKKYRVTR; encoded by the exons ATGGCGACCGAAACAACAGAGCAATCCCCGCCGGCCGACCAAGTCCAGTCGCTTTCCATATCCGAGCCTCAGGTCGATGACCAACCCTCCAGTTCATCAAATCCAACCCCTTC ATTGAGCTTGGAGGAGAAGTACCAGATCGTGAGGAGCGTGGGGGAGGAGTGTATTCAGGAGGATGAGCTTCTGAATCTGCTGGCTCACAAGACTGAACCCATCTGCTACGACGGGTTCGAACCCTCGGGTCGAATGCACATTGCTCAG GGAGTTATGAAGACTATTAATGTTAACAAGCTGACATCTGCTGGCTGCCGAGTGAAGATGTGGATTGGAGATTGGTTTGCGCAGTTGAACAATAAGATGGGGGGTGATTTGAAAAAGATAGAGACAGTTGGCAACTACATGATTGAGATATGGAGGGCTGCGGGGATGAATTTGGACACTGGAAAAGTTGAGTTTTTGTGGTCGTCAAAGGAGATTAACGCAAGAGCACACGAGTACTGGCCTCGTGTGATGGATATAGCTCGGAAAAATAAACTTCCGAGAATAATTAG GTGTAGTCAGATTATGGGTCGAACTGAGCAAGATGAATTAACGGCAGCCCAAATTCTCTACCCTTGTATGCAGTGTGCAGATATATTCTTTCTTCAG GCGGACATCTGCCAGTTGGGAATGGATCAACGTAAAGTCAATATGCTTGCAAGAGAGTATTGCGATGACATcaaaaagaagaacaagcctATTATCTTGTCACACC ACATGTTATCTGGTTTGCAGCAAGGGCAGGAGAAAATGTCTAAAAGTGATGTGACATCCTCCATATTCATGGAAGATGAAGAG GCTGAAGTGAATTTGAAGATAAAGAAAGCTTACTGTCCTCCAAATGTTGTCGATGAGAATCCCTGTATGGAATATGTGAAGTATCTCGTTCTACCTTGGTTCAATGAGTTTTCTGTTGAGCGGACTGAAAACAATGGTGGAAATAA AACCTTCAAAACCTTTGAAGAATTGGCTGCTGATTATGAAAGCGGCGAGCTACATCCAGCAGACCTTAAATCAGCTTTATCAAAAGCATTGAACAAGATACTGGAG CCTGTACGAGCACACTTCAAGAATGACAAGGCTGCAAAACAACTATTGCAAACTGTTaag AAATATAGAGTCACCAGGTGA
- the LOC137723419 gene encoding protein WHAT'S THIS FACTOR 9, mitochondrial produces the protein MAQCLVIVKVGGFGFLRGCLQEFNYQQTRGLVNVRLKWVKDRALDFVVASERDLKAASILVSIISSSPQCCIPVYRLTCHRGQLGLPHDLKLATFIRRYPSVFVESYDFWGGGARVPCFSLTPEALQLHQEELNVLKQNQLDFINRLRKLLMLTQGWTLPLQTLDQLKWDLGLPYDYIHSVIPHHRDLFSFVHLPDDRVGLKLLSWEKDLAVSHLQRNSARQQKEEDVRSGCLAFPVGFTRGFGLKRKCMEWLKEWQTLPYTSPYSDASHLDPRTDVSEKRIVGVFHELLHLTINKKTERKNVSNLRKPLALPQKFTKVFERHPGIFYISNKCATQTVVLREAYDRQKLLQKHPTVELRENFAKLLRKGFLDRSKGLYKKNKGDGIDVDPHVDGIGNNQFSSEEESDNNLFYEYDSDEQHEPRIHL, from the coding sequence ATGGCCCAGTGTCTTGTAATTGTTAAGGTAGGCGGGTTTGGTTTCCTCCGTGGATGTCTGCAAGAATTTAACTATCAGCAAACGCGTGGTCTTGTGAATGTGAGGTTGAAATGGGTGAAAGATAGGGCGTTGGATTTTGTTGTGGCTTCTGAGAGGGATCTCAAGGCTGCCAGCATTCTGGTTTCCATTATTTCTTCCTCACCTCAGTGCTGCATCCCTGTATACCGGCTCACTTGTCATCGGGGACAACTCGGTCTTCCTCACGATCTGAAGCTCGCTACTTTTATTAGGAGGTACCCATCTGTTTTTGTTGAGTCCTATGATTTTTGGGGCGGAGGCGCTCGAGTCCCATGCTTTAGCTTGACTCCTGAAGCCCTACAGCTACACCAAGAGGAACTCAATGTCCTTAAGCAGAATCAATTAGATTTCATTAATAGGCTTCGAAAACTGCTCATGCTCACCCAGGGTTGGACCCTTCCTTTACAAACCCTTGACCAACTGAAATGGGACCTCGGTTTGCCATATGATTACATTCATTCTGTGATTCCGCATCACCGTGACCTTTTCTCTTTTGTACACCTCCCTGATGACCGTGTTGGCTTGAAGCTCTTATCCTGGGAAAAGGACCTTGCTGTCTCCCATTTGCAAAGGAACTCCGCCCGGCaacagaaggaagaagatgtAAGAAGTGGCTGTCTAGCTTTTCCAGTTGGATTTACAAGGGGTTTTGGATTGAAGAGAAAATGCATGGAGTGGTTGAAAGAGTGGCAGACCCTCCCTTATACCTCCCCCTACTCTGATGCCTCCCATTTAGATCCTCGTACAGATGTATCCGAGAAGAGGATTGTAGGGGTCTTTCACGAGCTTCTTCATCTAACTATAAACAAGAAAACTGAGCGTAAGAATGTGAGCAACCTTCGCAAACCTTTGGCCCTACCTCAAAAGTTCACTAAAGTGTTTGAGCGCCATCCAGGTATTTTCTACATTTCAAATAAATGTGCCACTCAAACTGTCGTTCTAAGGGAAGCCTATGACCGTCAAAAACTATTGCAAAAACACCCTACGGTCGAATTGAGGGAAAACTTTGCAAAGCTGTTGAGAAAAGGGTTCCTAGATAGGAGCAAAGGTttatacaagaaaaataaaggtgATGGCATCGACGTGGATCCACATGTTGATGGTATTGGTAATAACCAATTCAGTTCTGAAGAAGAGTCAGATAACAATTTGTTTTATGAGTATGACTCGGATGAGCAACATGAACCTAGGATTCATTTGTGA
- the LOC137722723 gene encoding probable phospholipid hydroperoxide glutathione peroxidase has translation MRLLKFTNWVSLFFLGFAFVCYFYTSQFSSPRIMAEESSKSVYDFTVKDIHGNDVNLSEYSGKVLLIVNVASKCGLTQSNYKELSVLYEKYKSKGFEILAFPCNQFGGQEPGNNEEIQEVACTRFKAEFPIFDKIEVNGKNEAPLYKFLKGQKGGVFGSGIKWNFTKFLINKEGKVVERYAPVTSPLKIEKDIQNLLESS, from the exons ATGCGTTTGTTGAAATTCACCAACTGggtctctctcttctttttgggttttgctttCGTCTGCTACTTCTACACTTCTCAATTCTCTTCTCCTCGAATTATGGCTGAAGAAAGTTCCAAATCTGTTTACGACTTCACTGTCAAG GATATTCATGGTAACGACGTAAATCTGAGTGAATACAGTGGGAAGGTTCTTCTGATTGTGAATGTTGCTTCAAAATG tGGTTTAACACAATCCAACTACAAGGAATTAAGTGTTTTGTATGAAAAGTACAAAAGCAAAG GTTTTGAGATTTTGGCATTTCCTTGCAACCAGTTTGGAGGACAAGAGCCGGGAAACAATGAGGAGATTCAAGAAGTTGCATGCACTAGATTTAAAGCTGAATTTCCAATCTTTGACAAG ATTGAGGTGAATGGGAAGAACGAGGCACCCCTGTACAAATTCTTAAAGGGACAGAAAGGTGGGGTCTTTGGGAGTGGCATCAAATGGAACTTTACGAAGTTTCTCATTAACAAAGAAGGGAAGGTTGTGGAGAGATATGCTCCTGTGACATCACCTCTTAAAATTGAG AAAGACATCCAGAATCTGTTGGAATCTTCTTGA
- the LOC137721678 gene encoding B3 domain-containing protein REM10-like isoform X2, which produces MARKSTNPALRVRSFFKPLVHDDFSRHLNFNGRPPCKCTLRSPSGESWTVGLEGRKEGKFFFRKGWRHFVEDHLLEIGNFLVFEYDGHTKFDVKIYNPTGCEKEESAAAKKTTGNQARIRNRKKSMSYEPADVKQTSDGLIVFRSKYTCFEGDVSKNPYRMTVPKELAVAVGLIKKERVRLIDPNGKSWKVKLRLDNTKYGSGHLRMTEGLIACWRANNVSTGDTVVFELVNKKRSEMKIHFFRAEAGGKRPRLVLELDASDPDVENSS; this is translated from the exons ATGGCGAGGAAATCAACAAATCCTGCACTGAGAGTGCGATCCTTTTTCAAGCCCCTAGTTCATGATGACTTCTCTCGGCATTTG AATTTCAATGGACGGCCTCCCTGCAAATGCACTCTTAGAAGCCCGAGTGGAGAATCGTGGACAGTAGGATTGGAAGGGAGAAAGGAAGGAAAGTTTTTCTTCCGCAAGGGTTGGCGTCATTTCGTGGAGGATCATCTCTTAGAAATCGGGAATTTCTTGGTTTTTGAGTACGATGGCCACACAAAGTTTGATGTCAAAATCTATAATCCAACTGGATGCGAAAAGGAGGAATCTGCAGCTGCCAAGAAGACAACTGGAAATCAAGCTAGAATTCGCAACCGAAAGAAAA GCATGTCATACGAGCCTGCTGATGTGAAACAAACATCAGATGGACTCATCGTGTTCAGATCCAAGTATACATGCTTCGAAGGAGATGTGTCGAAGAACCCTTATCGAATG ACCGTACCGAAGGAACTAGCTGTAGCAGTAGGTCTCATAAAAAAGGAGAGGGTGAGACTTATAGATCCAAATGGGAAGTCATGGAAAGTTAAGCTCCGGCTCGATAATACAAAGTATGGTAGCGGCCATTTGCGCATGACGGAAGGGTTGATTGCATGTTGGCGTGCGAACAACGTTTCAACCGGGGACACCGTCGTGTTCGAGCTTGTCAATAAAAAGAGAAGTGAAATGAAGATTCATTTCTTCAGAGCTGAAGCCGGAGGAAAGAGGCCACGTCTTGTACTTGAACTTGATGCCTCTGACCCTGATGTGGAAAACTCAAGCTAG
- the LOC137721678 gene encoding B3 domain-containing protein REM10-like isoform X1: protein MARKSTNPALRVRSFFKPLVHDDFSRHLCLPPLFMENFNGRPPCKCTLRSPSGESWTVGLEGRKEGKFFFRKGWRHFVEDHLLEIGNFLVFEYDGHTKFDVKIYNPTGCEKEESAAAKKTTGNQARIRNRKKSMSYEPADVKQTSDGLIVFRSKYTCFEGDVSKNPYRMTVPKELAVAVGLIKKERVRLIDPNGKSWKVKLRLDNTKYGSGHLRMTEGLIACWRANNVSTGDTVVFELVNKKRSEMKIHFFRAEAGGKRPRLVLELDASDPDVENSS, encoded by the exons ATGGCGAGGAAATCAACAAATCCTGCACTGAGAGTGCGATCCTTTTTCAAGCCCCTAGTTCATGATGACTTCTCTCGGCATTTG TGTCTGCCACCTTTATTTATGGAGAATTTCAATGGACGGCCTCCCTGCAAATGCACTCTTAGAAGCCCGAGTGGAGAATCGTGGACAGTAGGATTGGAAGGGAGAAAGGAAGGAAAGTTTTTCTTCCGCAAGGGTTGGCGTCATTTCGTGGAGGATCATCTCTTAGAAATCGGGAATTTCTTGGTTTTTGAGTACGATGGCCACACAAAGTTTGATGTCAAAATCTATAATCCAACTGGATGCGAAAAGGAGGAATCTGCAGCTGCCAAGAAGACAACTGGAAATCAAGCTAGAATTCGCAACCGAAAGAAAA GCATGTCATACGAGCCTGCTGATGTGAAACAAACATCAGATGGACTCATCGTGTTCAGATCCAAGTATACATGCTTCGAAGGAGATGTGTCGAAGAACCCTTATCGAATG ACCGTACCGAAGGAACTAGCTGTAGCAGTAGGTCTCATAAAAAAGGAGAGGGTGAGACTTATAGATCCAAATGGGAAGTCATGGAAAGTTAAGCTCCGGCTCGATAATACAAAGTATGGTAGCGGCCATTTGCGCATGACGGAAGGGTTGATTGCATGTTGGCGTGCGAACAACGTTTCAACCGGGGACACCGTCGTGTTCGAGCTTGTCAATAAAAAGAGAAGTGAAATGAAGATTCATTTCTTCAGAGCTGAAGCCGGAGGAAAGAGGCCACGTCTTGTACTTGAACTTGATGCCTCTGACCCTGATGTGGAAAACTCAAGCTAG
- the LOC137723711 gene encoding B3 domain-containing protein REM10-like: protein MARNSTNPSRRVRSFFKPLVHDDFSRHLCLPPLFMENFNGRPPCKCTLRGPSGESWTVGLEGREDGKFFFRKGWQNFVEDHLLEIGNFLVFKYDGDTKFDVKIYNPTGCEKEEAVAAKKTTGNQASIRNRRKSMLYKPADVKEASDGHIAFRSKYKTCFKATVPKIPYRMTVPKKLAVAKGLIEKERVRLIDPDGKAWKVKLRVDEIKSCGSRVLMTEGLMKCWHANNVSPGDTAVFELVNEKRSEMKIHFFRAEAGGKRPTVVLELDASDSLVEN, encoded by the exons ATGGCGAGGAATTCAACAAATCCTTCACGGAGAGTGCGATCCTTTTTCAAGCCCCTAGTTCATGATGACTTCTCTCGGCATTTG TGTCTGCCACCTTTATTCATGGAGAATTTCAATGGACGGCCTCCCTGCAAATGCACTCTTAGAGGCCCAAGTGGAGAATCGTGGACAGTAGGTTTGGAAGGAAGAGAGGATGGAAAATTCTTCTTCCGCAAGGGTTGGCAGAATTTCGTTGAGGATCATCTCTTAGAAATCGGtaatttcttggtttttaaGTACGATGGCGACACAAAGTTTGATGTCAAAATCTATAATCCAACTGGATGTGAAAAGGAGGAAGCTGTAGCTGCCAAGAAGACAACTGGAAATCAAGCTAGTATTCGTAACCGAAGGAAAA GCATGTTGTACAAGCCTGCTGATGTGAAAGAAGCATCAGATGGACACATCGCATTCAGATCAAAGTATAAAACATGCTTCAAAGCAACTGTGCCGAAGATTCCTTATCGAATG ACTGTCCCCAAGAAGCTAGCTGTAGCAAAAGGTCTCATTGAAAAGGAGAGGGTGAGGCTTATAGATCCGGATGGGAAAGCATGGAAAGTTAAGCTCCGGGTCGATGAGATAAAATCTTGTGGCAGTCGTGTGCTCATGACGGAAGGGTTGATGAAATGTTGGCATGCGAACAACGTTTCACCCGGGGACACCGCCGTGTTTGAGCTTGTCAACGAAAAGAGAAGTGAAATGAAGATTCATTTTTTCAGAGCTGAAGCCGGAGGAAAGAGGCCTACTGTTGTGCTTGAACTTGATGCCTCTGACTCTCTTGTGGAAAACTAA